A section of the Hevea brasiliensis isolate MT/VB/25A 57/8 chromosome 17, ASM3005281v1, whole genome shotgun sequence genome encodes:
- the LOC131175465 gene encoding uncharacterized mitochondrial protein AtMg00810-like has translation MLGCKLAESPIEANHKLQAGVGESVDIGRYQRLVGRLIYLSHTRPDIAYAVGLVSQYMHDPREPHLKAIFRILRYLKSAPGKGLLFSNMAIFRLRPLQMQNEVDLLMIEDRYLVIVLLLVVI, from the coding sequence atgctaggttgtAAACTAGCAGAGTCTCCCATTGAGGCAAATCACAAATTGCAAGCTGGAGTTGGGGAATCCGTAGATATTGGGAGATATCAGAGGTTGGTTGGCAGACTAATTTACCTTTCGCATACTAGACCAGATATAGCATATGCAGTGGGTCTAGTGAGTCAGTATATGCATGATCCTCGTGAACCTCATTTGAAGGCTATTTTTCGCATCTTGAGATACTTAAAATCTGCACCTGGGAAAGGACTTCTTTTCTCAAACATGGCCATCTTCAGATTAAGGCCTTTACAAATGCAGAATGAGGTGGATCTCTTGATGATAGAAGATAGATATCTGGTTATTGTACTTTTGTTGGTGGTAATCTAG